The Cupriavidus nantongensis genome has a segment encoding these proteins:
- a CDS encoding outer membrane protein assembly factor BamE — protein MYASIKHHAAPCAALLLALALSGCGNLSKIDDRGASAAPVWPEMTDTTMTLREGIYPDPAKLALVKPGMTKDQLYHLLGRPHFLEGFFFVREWDYLFRLQTPAGDKACQYKILFDKDVLAQQFLWREKDCEEAARTVTGKGKA, from the coding sequence ATGTATGCATCGATAAAACACCACGCGGCGCCCTGCGCTGCCCTGCTGCTGGCGCTGGCACTGTCCGGCTGCGGCAACCTCAGCAAGATCGACGACCGCGGCGCCAGCGCGGCGCCGGTGTGGCCGGAGATGACCGACACCACCATGACGCTGCGCGAAGGGATCTACCCCGACCCGGCCAAGCTGGCGCTGGTCAAGCCCGGCATGACCAAGGACCAGCTCTACCACTTGCTGGGCCGGCCGCATTTCCTGGAAGGCTTCTTCTTCGTGCGCGAATGGGACTACCTGTTCCGCCTGCAGACCCCTGCGGGCGACAAGGCTTGCCAATACAAGATCCTGTTCGACAAGGATGTGCTGGCGCAGCAGTTCCTGTGGCGCGAGAAGGATTGCGAAGAAGCTGCCCGGACTGTGACTGGCAAGGGCAAGGCCTGA